The Spiroplasma citri genomic sequence TACAAAATAAAATTAATTTAAAATGACCAAATTTAGGATTAAAATTATATTCCTTTGTTGGTTTTGGGCAGTATAACACAATGCTAACAGACAAATATCTTACTGCAAAATTTTTTGTTCAAGATGAACAAGAATAGGTCTTCATTGAACCCTATTATTATTTATAATTTAATGCTAAAAAATATTAATCCATCTTACTAGTTAGGTAAAAATGTATTATAATTAAAGAATAATATTATTTTTATTAAAGGAGCCTATATAAAATGAAAAGTTTTAGTCTTGAATACATTCGGAGTTTAACGAGGTTAGCAACATTTAATAATGCGGAACAGTTATATCAAACGAAAAAAATAACGTTATTAAAAATTGATGAACAGCAAACTTCCGATGATGAAAAAGAATTAATGATTTATTGTCAAGTAGCAACAAAACATAGTGGGGATTATTATGATGTTAATGTTGTTTTTGCTTTAAGTAATAATTTAACTTTTTTAACACGGCAAAATTGTAGTTGTATTGACTATAATTTTCAACATCAAATTTGTCAGCATATTATTGCTGTTTTGCTTTTTGCTTTTTATGAATCAAACAATAATTTACTTACATGACGATTATTTTTTACAGCAACTGATCAACTATTAACAACATTTATTAATAAAAATAAACAAACCTATGCCTTAAAAGAACGAATTATTACTTGTGAATGTAATTTAATTATTGATTCTACTTTGCAACAACCACCAGCCGTACAACTAAAGTTAGGATATGAAGGTGAGCAATTATTTGTTATTAAAAATATTTATCATTTTTTGATTTTTTTAACAAAACATGCCCTTGACTCAGATTATATAAAAGGTTACAAAATTTCACAAAAATTTATTTTTTATCCCAATAAAAGTACGCTTTCACCATTTGCTGAAAAAGTAATTAAGTTTTTGCAACAAGAGTTTATTAATGTTAGTAGTTTTTTACAAACACAGAAAATGGATTTTTATGGGGTATCAATTACAAAAAGTTTTGGGTTTTCATCATCACAAACTGATCAATTTTTAAGTCACATTAAAGGTGAAACAATTAAGCTAATAATTGATGGTGAAGAATATTCTGATGTTAAAATTAGTGTTGAGCAATATCAACCATCTTTATCTATTCAACAAAAAGATAATATTATTCAAATTATTAATAAAAAAGAAAATCCAATTATTTTAACATCATCTCAACAAAGTCTATTTGATGCTAAGCAAATTTTTTTATTAAATCATAAAGATACTTTTTTATTAGGTCCAATTTATCAAACAATGGTACTAACAAAACACAATAAAATTATATTTACTCCCCAACAAACTAATGATGTTATTAAAGAAATTGTTGCATTATTAGATTATCCAGATAATACGATTCAAATTGACCCTATAATTTTAAACTCATTAGAAAAAACACCATTAGTTATTGAAAGCTATTTTGATTTTAAAAACAAAGAAATTATGTTACGCCCTCTTTTTCGCTATGGAGCAATAACATTTGATTTACTAAATAAATCAAATAATGACAATAAAATTGTTTTACGAAATGTTTATCATGAGCAAGAATATTTAACATTTTGTAAGCAACTTGGTTTTGTTCAAAAAGGGCATTATTTTATACTAAATGAATTAGAACATGTTTTAAAATTATTATCAAAAGATATTTTAACATTAGAAAAACTTTCACAAATTTTTTATACTGATAATTTTAAAAATGTTCGTTTAATTGATTTTAAAGTAACAAGTAGTACAATTAATGTTAATCAAAATAACGACTGGTTAGAATTTGATTTTAAACTTTCAAAACTTGATTATTCGGATTTAGGTGAAATTTTAAATGCGATTAATCATAATCAAAAATATTATCAGTTAACAAATGGTAGCATTATTGATTTGCAAGAACAAACATTGCAAAAATTTGCAACCTTAATTAATCAGTTTAATTTTAAGCAAGAACAATTTGCACAAGGAAAATTGCAAGTTTCAAAATATCATGCATTAACAGTTTACAATAACTTAGATTTATGAGCTGAGTTCAATTGTCATTTTAACCTTGATTTTGATCATTTAATTACAAAAATTAAACATTTAGAACAAAATGAATTTAGTGTTCCAACACCTTTAACATCAATGATGTTCGATTTTCAAAAAAAAGGTTATTTTTGATTAAAAACTTTAGCTTCGTTAGGCTTTGGTGGTATTTTAGCAGATGAAATGGGATTAGGAAAAACATTACAAACAATTAGTTTTATCTTAAAAGAATATGAATTAAATCAGCAAATGGCACCAGTTTTAATTATTGTTCCAGCAGCATTAATTTATAATTGAAAAACGGAAATTGACCGGTTTGCACCTATGTTACAAACACTAGTTATTGCTGGTGAACGAAAAACGCGTGAAATGTTATTTACCAAAATTACGCAAGGGCAAGTGGTGATTACCTCTTATCCATTATTACGACGTGATATTCATTATTATCAACAAATTTTCTTTCAATATTGTTTTTTAGATGAAGCACAACATATTAAAAACCCACATTCAATTAATGCAAAACTAGTTAATACTTTAAAAACAGGAATTCGGTTTGCTTTGACAGGTACACCAATTGAAAATAATCTAACTGAATTATGATCAATTTTTAATTTTATTTTACCTGGTTTTTTATTACAACATCAACAATTCCAAAAGCGATATGAAATTCCAATTATTCGTGAACAAAATGAAGCAGTTAAAAAAGAATTATTACAAAAAATTGCACCGTTTATTTTGCGTCGTTTAAAACAAGGGGTAATGAGTGAATTACCACCAAAGATTGAAAATAAAATTTTAGTGGAAATGACAGTACGGCAAAAGAAAATTTATGCTGCATATGCTAATGCTGCGCGAGAAGAAATTAATAAAATTTTAACGGCAGGGCAATACCAACAAAATCGTTTAAAAATTTTTGCTACCTTAACTAAATTACGTCAAATTTGTTGTGACCCGAGTATTTTAGATAAAAAATATCAAAATGAAAGTGCTAAATTAGATGCATTACGAGATATTTTTGATGATCTTGCTGGTAGTGGTCATAAAATATTAATTTTTTCACAATTTACTACTGTTTTAAAACGAATTAAAGCAATTGTGGAAGAAATAGGTTTACAATACTTTTATTTAGACGGAAAAACTCGCTCGGAAAGTCGAGTGCTAATGACAGAAAAGTTTAATGAAGATAAAATAATTAATGTTTTTTTAATTTCATTAAAAGCTGGTGGAGTTGGTTTAAATTTAACAGCAGCAGATGTTGTTATTCATTTTGATCCATGATGAAATCCTTCGGTAGAGAATCAAGCAACAGACCGTGCTCATCGTTTTGGACAACAAAATACTGTTCAGGTAATAAAGTTGATTGCAAAAGGGACCATTGAAGAAAAAATTTTAACAATTCAAAATAATAAGCAAGAGGTAATCAATGCCGTTTTAAATAATAATTCGGAAAGTGCTAATTTTACAAAATTCTCAGAAGCAGAATTACGAAATATTCTTGAATTATAAAAAACAAAGAGAATGACAAAAAATATAATAATTTTTAAAAATATTTTTATATAGCAAATAATTTGTTAAAGGTACAGAGGTACTTTTTTTAATAAGTATAATTAAAAGTGCCTTACAAAAGGAAGGTGGCAATTAGATGAAACGGTTATTAACACTTTTTAGTGTTTTTGTTTTAGGTTTTGGTAGTAGCTTAGGTGTTGTTAGTTGTACAGTGCGAGCAAAACATGAGCGTGATGACAACGATGAGTTAGATCGCAATCAAGATCTTGAAATTTTAAATCAAATAAAAAAGGAAGCAAAGCAAACTTTGTCATCATGATGGCAAACAAAAACAATGATTGACATTATTAAGGATTATCCAGATCAAATATCATTATTTGAAGAACTAGTCGCACAGTTGAAAACAAAAAATGATGGTTCATTAACTTTAACAAGCACAGCAATTAGTAAATATCGTTTTTTACATCAGTTGCTTGTTGGTTTTAAAGCAGAGTTTAATAATTTGAATCAACATTTACAAAATCGATATTCAAATTATTATCTTGATACAATGCCATTATTTTTAGGAGAAAATGACATTTCATTTGATTTATATAATATTAATTTTAATAAGATAGCAAAGTTAGTACAAGATACTCCCCAAGCAGTATTAGGAATTACAGTCCAGGTTAATATTCCTTATGAAGTGCACTTTAAAGGAATGCCATCGCAGGATATAACATTCAAGTTTTAATAACTACAACAAATGATTCCGAAGTTTTAAATAATATTCAAGATAAAGTTGAAAACTATTTTGTTAATTTTCTTGATACTATTTTTTGACATTATTATTATCAATTAGAAACATATAATAATGGTAATCTTGTTTTTAAGATAGACCAAGACGTATTTAATACCCTATTGTCATATGATAAAAAAGAAAATTACTGATTTAATAATGATATTTGACTTTCTTTTTAATCGTTATCAAAGGTCATTACAAAATCCAATACCTTAATATGTTTATAAGGTTTATGGTTCCATAGGTTACAATGCTAATTGGATTAAAAATCAAAAATCTTTGATATTAGAAATAAAAAATATTAAAGAGTTAAGTACGAATATTTGGAACTTTGGTTATTATGGTTTAGCATATAGTTTCTGAATTACTAGTCCCCAAGTTAATAAAGAGAATAGTCGTTATGACAATAACGGTAGATGATTTTTATTACGAAAAATAGAGTTTAAAGTTATTTAAATATTTAAAGAATTATACATAGTCTAATCATTAGCTTTTTAGGAACTTTAAAATAATGAGACCTTAGTAAAAAAACACTCTCCTTATTTCACTTTTCTAAGATAACAAATAAAGAATGTTTAAAAATGTGATATAATAGATAATTTATAACATAATACAATATGATTGGGCTAAAGGAAGTATAAAGAATGCAAAATGATATGCGTGCTATATATGAAGAAATGTGTGATACTTGTAAAAAAACCTTTAAAAAAATTATTTTAGCAATTCGCAATGACCGCACAAAAGATGTTAATAATTTACTTCTTTTTGTTTGTGAAATTAATCCGATATCTACTCTTAAAGATGATGCAAGAATAATGCCAATTGCATTAATTAATTGTAAGGATAATAAGTATACCTTTTTTTGAAAAACTAATTTTTTAGATGCATCAGGTAATCCAAAAGTTCCTGTTGTTAACCAAACAATTCAATTATCGCAAGAAACAATTGATAAAATCCCAACTCATTGTCGTTCGTTACCAGTTAATAAACCGATCGAAAGAGTTCCAGTGGTTCAGCAAAAAGAAAATGAAGTATTAGAATCAGTTCATGAGTCAACAAGTAAATTGGAATTTGATTTACCAAGTAAAAAAGAAATATCAGTTAATGATGAAAGTAAAGATAATAATGATACTAAAGAAAAACCTATTGATTTACCAAGTGAATTAGTGGCAACATCACCGTTAATTGAAGATGAAACTATTGCTTTAACTCAAAAAATGGAACAAAATTCTATGACGTCAATGCGTAAAGTTTTACATACTATTAACCGCAAAATGCAATTAAAAATTTGAAGTTTAGTTGTTATTTTAGTAGTGTCAATTGTTTGTTTTGGAATTGGTGGTTGACAATTATATCGTTACTTTTCAAACACTGTACATGATGAAAGCGGAGGAGGGGGTGTTAGTGAAGGCACTAACATTACTTTACCAGGTGGAGATTTAGGTAAACAAGTTATTGAAATTGAAGATGCGAATAATTGATTGGATTTATATAGTGCATTATTAACATTAGAAGTTGGTTCCAAAAATGAGGGTAAATTAGAGCCGCAACTATTAGAAACAATTAAAGATCCAGGTACTACTTTAACTTTTAGTAGTGAAAATTTTCACGAAGATAAAATAGCATATATATGCAGCTACAATTATTATTAATGCAGATAAGGCAACTAATTTTTATGGTATTACTAATATTGCAATACAAGCGAAATCAAAACGAATTAATATTATTAATTTGGTAACAAATTTAACAGATAATTCTGTTGATATTAAAAGTGATATCCCAAATGATATTTTAGAAGCTGTTTTAGCAAATTCAGCAATTCAAGGTAAGTTATCACCAAATCAATTAGCCTTGTTAGAAGCGGTTAACACTGATAGAAATTTAATTTTAAGAATCAATGGTAGTGTTAATAAAACACCAGGTGAAACCTCTAATCTACAATTAGTTATTTTAGCGGATAAATCAAGCCTTTATAAAGGAACAACCCAATTTTCTTTAAAAGTAAAATGAACAGTATAACAACACTTAATTTTTAAACTCATTATTATTTATGAGTTTTTTTATTTTTAAAAAGGATTTACTGCAATTTGCAAGTTAATTTAAGATAGGAGGAAGGTAAGATGTATGCTTCAATTTGTGGAACAGTTCAGGATATTAATGCAAATTTAAGCAGATTAAATTATATACTTTTTTAATAGTATAAGATTATTTTAAATAGTTATGGTTTTTTAGATTTAGCAACAAAAAAATTTTTTGTGATTTATTAGCAATACCAACAATTGGAGTTAAAACTGCTGTTAAATTATTACAACAAATTAGTGTAGAAGATTTGTTAACTTTAGTGCAACAAAATAATTTGCATAAAATTGAGCAATTATGGGGATTAAAAGTTCATAGTGGTCGAATTTTATTTAATGCATTACAAAAAATTTATTTCACAAAAAAATATAATAATTTACAAAACAAAGTTATTAATTGTTGCAAAACATTAGGTTATTCTTTAACAACTATTTATCAAACAATTAATGCAATTAAGCAACCACCAACGCAACTTGACCAATATTTAAAAATAGTTTTAACAGCAATAAGGAAAAATGCAGTCACTTAATTTTCGCGCCGATAATTTTGAAAAATATATTGGTCAAGAAAGCATTAAAATAAATTTAAAAATTATGATAGCAGCTAGTCAAAAACAACAATTACCTTTAAAACATATGCTCTTTATTGGCTGCAGTGGAATGGGGAAAACTTGTTTAATGCAAATTAAAACTTTTGATTTAGTTTTTATTGATGAAATTCATGCAATTAGTCAAGAAGTGAGTGAAGCTTTATATCCAGTTCTAGAAGATAATTGTTTAAACTTAATTTTAGGAAAAGTATATATCATCTTTTTCAACAAAAACCATTTAGTTTAGGGACATTAGGTCAAATTTTAAACGAACCTCTTTTAACAATTACTAATAATTTGGGACCATTTTTATTAAAAAAAGGTTATTTATTGAAAACTCCACGAGGGCGGATGTTGACGTCTAAAGCAATTCAATTTTTAAAAAATTTAACATAAATTGCTTAATTTTTTAAATAACTTAGTTATAATAATAGTTAGAACTAAGGTAAGGTGTAAATCTAATGCAAAATTATCAAAAAGAACAACAGCAAATTGCTAATTATGTTTTAAAAATGATTAGTTTAAAAACAGTTGATTTAAAGTTATTAAATCGGAATATTACTGAACAGGATGTTATTAATTATTTATTAAAAATAATTTTAGTTGATAAAAAAATTATTGATGTTAGTGATGCTGCTTATTATATTTTTAATATTAAACTTAACCGGATAATTGAATATATGAATAATCAAAAAATTACTGATCCAGATTTATCATTAGATGATTTTAAAGATATGTTTATTAAATAATAGTAATATTAGATAATAAATAGTGTACAATATATAAAGAAAAGTTGAAAAGTAGAATAGTGGTGTCAAGCGTGGGAAAGAAAGAACAAGTTAAAATAATTAAAGAGCCAAAAAATAAAAAAGCAATAAGTCGGTTAATTATTCGAATAGGAACATTAATTGTTTTGATTATTGCTATGATTGTTGGTGCGTTTTTTTCCGCGGATAGTTTTCGTTATTCATATCGAACAGGAATTGTTTATTCAGGAGGATACCAAGCTCAAATTGATGTTTTTGACAAAAGAGACCCTAATTATTCACCTGATACCCCAAATGGAGATAGCAAAAAAGGTTTAGAATTATTACGAAATAAATTAGATCCTTTATCAAACCAAAATTTATATTTACAAACATTAGGGCGTAATTCGGTTGATGTAATTGTTGGAAAAGATATGTTTAAATCTTATAGTGAATTAAGTAAAACAATTCAACGATTAGGAGCACTTTACTTAACTGATAGTAAGGGAAAAGATTTATTAATTAGTGATAATAATGGCACAAAAGAACGAACACCATTAAGCGATGTTATTTCTGGTTCAGTAACAGGAGTTGACCAAGCACGTCGACCAATTATTACATTAGAAATTAAAAATCAACAAAAGTGAGATAGCATTATTAATAGTCTAAAGCCATCAGAAGGTGGAAGGCAAGCACAACCACTATATATTTGAACTGATATTGGTCAAATGATTGATGATTTACGACATGATACTGATAATCTGCAAGCAATTGCAACTTTGTTTAGTGTTGATATTCGTAGTAAAGTTTCTTCAACTGATTGAACAAATATTTATCATATTTTTGATATGGAATATTATGACAATGGTACAGCACAAATTCAACCTGGGAATTTGTTAGACTTAGCATTAAGGTATCCAATTTCGCAAGTTAAAGAATGAATGGAAGATAGTCGTTTTCGGTTTACAACATTGCCGACAAATCGCTTATTAATTGATCCAAACGATAAAGCTGCAACAACAAATGCGTATATTGATCCATTACGACCATATTTACAAACAATTATTGAATATAATAGTGCTTTGACAGAAGCATATAAAAAATATGTTATTAATTGAAATTCAATTAAAATTGGAACTGGTGCTGTCGAAAATTCAAATCAAATTACAACATCAACAGAGACTGAAGCTCGTCAAATTAGTAACTTGATTAATGGGGGATTAAGTGGTTTAGAATTTACTATTCGTGGTTATCGTGAAATCCCACCTGTTGTTTCAGCAAATGTGTTTAAAATCTCAATGATTATTTTAGGTGTTCTAGTTTTAGCCATTTTTATTGTATTATTAGTTTATTATCGTTTATTTGGTTTAATTGCCATATTAACCTTATTGTTTACAATTATTTCAACCTTGTATTTTTCATCTTTATTAAAGGTTGAAATTTCACCAGAAAGTATTGCAGCATTAATTATTGCTTTTGGATTATCGTTAGAAGGAAACTTGCTTTTCTTTTCACGGTACAAACGTGAGCGGTATGAAAATAATATCCCATTTGAGCCAGCAATGAAGATTGCCAATAAACAAACAATTGCTGTTTTTGTGGATGCTTTAGTTGTTTTAATCATATTAGGGTTATCACTATTTTGAACAGGAACTAATAATATTAAATCATTTGCCACAATTTTATTAGTTGGTTTAATTATTGCAATTATTATGGTTTTTGCCGTAGCGCGGTTAATGTATTGAATTGTCATTAAGTTACATTGACAAGAAAAATATCATTGATTAGATGTTTCACGATTTTCATTATGAACTTGATTGGTTAAAAAACAATCAAGAACCCTAGCTATGGATGTTAAGAAGGTGGATTCTTCAGCGACTGATCCTCCACCTAAGACCGAATTAAACGTTACTGCTAATGGTGAAACAGAATTAGCTGCTTCAACCCAAGCAGAAAATAAAAAACCTAAACAAATAAAACATGGAAAATGAACCTTTTATAATATTACAAAATGAACCCCAATTGTAGGAATAATTTTATTAATAATTGCTTTAGCAATCGGTTTTGCTGGAAAAGCAAATATTGCTAATTCAATTAAACCGGGAATTAATATTACAATTAATGAAGATTTATGAGGAACAGATGGGTCTAAGCAAGTTCCAGATGAAGTTGCAATTGCCAAGTTAAAAAATCAAATTGAAGAGTATCAACAAATAACACATCATAATTTTAGTTTCAATATTTATGTTATTAAACGACAAGATAGTGGAAACAGTAATCGTATTTTAGTTGTTAGTACGAATATTACCAAGGGAACTTTTGAACGTGATTTGTTATCAAGCATTGCTTCATTCTATGGTGCTAGCCCTAGTGATGCATCATTATCATTACAACAAACTGACCCAGTTATGGAAGGCTATATCTTAAAAATTGCGGCCATTAGCCTTGCAATTGCTTTAGCATGTATTTTTGTTTATACATTATTCCGATTAGATTGAGGACAGTTTGTTGGAATGGTGTTAGCTGCGATCTTTACGTTGGTTGTTACTATTGCTATTGCAATTATTACGCAGTTGTTAATTACCTTTGAAATGTCAATTGCTTTCTTAACAATTTTTGGTTTTGCAATTGCCTTTGAAACAATGGTGATGGTGCGAGCAAAACAAAATAAAAAAACAATTAATATCCGTGAGTATGAAACATTCTTTGCCTATATGTCAGAACATCGTGCTCAAATTAAACGTTTACGTCGTGCACATAAGGTTTATTATCAAGAGGAATTAAAAAAATTAGCAATAAAAAATCCAGATTTAAAATTAAAAGCGCTGAAAAAACAATACCGGGAACAATTACATCGGGTACAATTAGCAGCAAAAGATATTAAAAGTAAAAATCATAAAATAATTCGAGAAATTCGAAAAGAGTTTCGAGTTTATAATTATGAACATAACTTTTTACAAAAAGTTGCTAATGTTACGATTAAACAAATGTTACAACATTGTTTAACATTAGGAATTATGTTTACAATTTTATTAATTACTTTGGCAGCTTTTTCAGGAACATGATTTGGCTTTAATGTTGTTATTTTAATTGGTTTAATTATTGGTATGTTTGTGACATTATTTGTTGCAATCCCAATTTGAGTAGCATTAGAAAAATATCGTGCCTTAAATAAAATCCGTGTTAAAAATTACTTAGATTCACAACGTGTTGAAGTTGACGAACAAGTTGTTGTTGGGATTAATGATTAATTAATCAAGAAAGGGATTTTTAAAAATGGATCTAAAAAAATTTATTGTTGATATTCCTAATTATCCAGAGAGAGGTGTTATTTTTCGTGATATTACTCCGTTGTTAAATAATGCCTTAGCTTTTACAACAGTGATTAATCAATTAGCAGCTTATGCTGTTGCCCAAAAAGCAACCGTAATTATTGCTCCTGAAGCACGTGGCTTTTTGTTTGGGCCAGCTGTTAGTTATTCTACCAATTTACGATTTATTCCTGTGCGAAAAGTAGGAAAATTACCACGACCAGTTATTAATGTAAAGTATAGTTACGAATATGCGGAAAATCAATTAGAAATTCATGCTGGAGATTTACAGCCAAGTGATCGTGTGTTAATTGTTGATGATGTTTTAGCATCGGGAGGAACAGCTCGGGCAATGTGTCAATTAGTTAACCAAGAGCAAGCAACAGTTGCTGGATTGGCATTTGTGATTGATTTAACATATTTAAATGGTAAAAAAGATTTAGATTCATATCCAATTAAAACCCTGATTGAATATTAATTCTAAACGCGATATAATTATAATCATTATAAGAAAAAGGGGTTGTTTATAATGGATCGAGATATTAAATACGAAGAAGTCTTAGCCCAAATTAAGTTGTATATTAAAGATGAAGCAACATTAAAAGAAATTCAAAAAGCATACGAGTATGCTGAAGAAAAACACCATGGGCAAGTTCGCAATAGCGGCGCAGCGTATATTATTCATCCATTATGAACAACCTTTTTTTTGGCACAGTGACGAATGGGACCAAAAACTTTAATTGCTGGGTTATTACATGATGTTTTAGAGGATACTCCAGCCACATTTGAAGAATTGCAAGAATTGTTTGGGATTGAAATTGCTAATTTAGTTGAAGGGGTAACCAAAGTTAGTTATTTTGCGAAAGAAAATCGGACACAAATAAAAGCACAATACTTACGAAAGTTATATTTATCAATGGCGAAAGATATTCGGGTAATTATTGTCAAATTAGCTGATCGTTTACATAATTTAAAAACAATTGGTTATTTAAAACCAGAACGTCAACAAATTATTGCGCTAGAAAGTTTAGAAATTTATTCAGCAATTGCTCATCGTTTAGGAATGAAAGCTGTTAAACAAGAAATTGAAGATATTAGTTTTAAAATTATTAACCCCGTGCAATATAATAAAATTGTTTCATTATTAGAATCAAGTAATAAAGAACGAGAAAATACTATTAATCAAAAAATTGAAGAATTAAAAAAAATTTTAATTACTGAAAAAAAGATGTCAGTAAAAGTGTATGGACGGAGTAAATCAATTTATTCAATTTATCGTAAAATGAATCAGTTTGGGAAAAACTTTGATGATATTCATGATATTTTAGCTGTCCGCATTATTACAAATAGTGTTGATGATTGTTACAAGGTATTAGGTTTTGTCCATCAGCATTATACTCCATTAAATAATCGTTTTAAAGATTATATTGCTACACCAAAACATAATTTATATCAATCTTTACATACGACAATTGTGGCTGATGATGGTCTTATTTTTGAAGTTCAAATTCGAACTGAAGAAATGGATGAATTAGCAGAACAAGGGGTGGCTGCTCATTGACGTTATAAAGAGGGCGAAAATTATGATATTGCGAAAAAACAAAAAGATATTGATGAGCGGTTAGATATTTTTAAACGTATTTTAGATTTAGAAAATATTTCAGTACAAGAACGAGATGAAATTCAACAAGAAGTTTATAAACCGGATCATTTAATGGAACAAATTATTCAAAATGATATTTTTTCTTCTTTAATTTATGTTTTAACGCCAAATGGGAAGGTTGTAACATTACCTTTTGGTTCGACTGTTCTTGACTTTGCTTATAAAATTCATTCTGAAATTGGTGAAAAAACAATTGGGGCAAAAATTAATGGTTTATTTTCACCAATTTCAACTGTTTTAA encodes the following:
- a CDS encoding Holliday junction DNA helicase RuvB C-terminal domain-containing protein — its product is MFKLNFRKSIYHLFQQKPFSLGTLGQILNEPLLTITNNLGPFLLKKGYLLKTPRGRMLTSKAIQFLKNLT
- a CDS encoding protein translocase SecDF, variant type; its protein translation is MGKKEQVKIIKEPKNKKAISRLIIRIGTLIVLIIAMIVGAFFSADSFRYSYRTGIVYSGGYQAQIDVFDKRDPNYSPDTPNGDSKKGLELLRNKLDPLSNQNLYLQTLGRNSVDVIVGKDMFKSYSELSKTIQRLGALYLTDSKGKDLLISDNNGTKERTPLSDVISGSVTGVDQARRPIITLEIKNQQKWDSIINSLKPSEGGRQAQPLYIWTDIGQMIDDLRHDTDNLQAIATLFSVDIRSKVSSTDWTNIYHIFDMEYYDNGTAQIQPGNLLDLALRYPISQVKEWMEDSRFRFTTLPTNRLLIDPNDKAATTNAYIDPLRPYLQTIIEYNSALTEAYKKYVINWNSIKIGTGAVENSNQITTSTETEARQISNLINGGLSGLEFTIRGYREIPPVVSANVFKISMIILGVLVLAIFIVLLVYYRLFGLIAILTLLFTIISTLYFSSLLKVEISPESIAALIIAFGLSLEGNLLFFSRYKRERYENNIPFEPAMKIANKQTIAVFVDALVVLIILGLSLFWTGTNNIKSFATILLVGLIIAIIMVFAVARLMYWIVIKLHWQEKYHWLDVSRFSLWTWLVKKQSRTLAMDVKKVDSSATDPPPKTELNVTANGETELAASTQAENKKPKQIKHGKWTFYNITKWTPIVGIILLIIALAIGFAGKANIANSIKPGINITINEDLWGTDGSKQVPDEVAIAKLKNQIEEYQQITHHNFSFNIYVIKRQDSGNSNRILVVSTNITKGTFERDLLSSIASFYGASPSDASLSLQQTDPVMEGYILKIAAISLAIALACIFVYTLFRLDWGQFVGMVLAAIFTLVVTIAIAIITQLLITFEMSIAFLTIFGFAIAFETMVMVRAKQNKKTINIREYETFFAYMSEHRAQIKRLRRAHKVYYQEELKKLAIKNPDLKLKALKKQYREQLHRVQLAAKDIKSKNHKIIREIRKEFRVYNYEHNFLQKVANVTIKQMLQHCLTLGIMFTILLITLAAFSGTWFGFNVVILIGLIIGMFVTLFVAIPIWVALEKYRALNKIRVKNYLDSQRVEVDEQVVVGIND
- a CDS encoding adenine phosphoribosyltransferase; the protein is MDLKKFIVDIPNYPERGVIFRDITPLLNNALAFTTVINQLAAYAVAQKATVIIAPEARGFLFGPAVSYSTNLRFIPVRKVGKLPRPVINVKYSYEYAENQLEIHAGDLQPSDRVLIVDDVLASGGTARAMCQLVNQEQATVAGLAFVIDLTYLNGKKDLDSYPIKTLIEY
- a CDS encoding DEAD/DEAH box helicase, with the translated sequence MKSFSLEYIRSLTRLATFNNAEQLYQTKKITLLKIDEQQTSDDEKELMIYCQVATKHSGDYYDVNVVFALSNNLTFLTRQNCSCIDYNFQHQICQHIIAVLLFAFYESNNNLLTWRLFFTATDQLLTTFINKNKQTYALKERIITCECNLIIDSTLQQPPAVQLKLGYEGEQLFVIKNIYHFLIFLTKHALDSDYIKGYKISQKFIFYPNKSTLSPFAEKVIKFLQQEFINVSSFLQTQKMDFYGVSITKSFGFSSSQTDQFLSHIKGETIKLIIDGEEYSDVKISVEQYQPSLSIQQKDNIIQIINKKENPIILTSSQQSLFDAKQIFLLNHKDTFLLGPIYQTMVLTKHNKIIFTPQQTNDVIKEIVALLDYPDNTIQIDPIILNSLEKTPLVIESYFDFKNKEIMLRPLFRYGAITFDLLNKSNNDNKIVLRNVYHEQEYLTFCKQLGFVQKGHYFILNELEHVLKLLSKDILTLEKLSQIFYTDNFKNVRLIDFKVTSSTINVNQNNDWLEFDFKLSKLDYSDLGEILNAINHNQKYYQLTNGSIIDLQEQTLQKFATLINQFNFKQEQFAQGKLQVSKYHALTVYNNLDLWAEFNCHFNLDFDHLITKIKHLEQNEFSVPTPLTSMMFDFQKKGYFWLKTLASLGFGGILADEMGLGKTLQTISFILKEYELNQQMAPVLIIVPAALIYNWKTEIDRFAPMLQTLVIAGERKTREMLFTKITQGQVVITSYPLLRRDIHYYQQIFFQYCFLDEAQHIKNPHSINAKLVNTLKTGIRFALTGTPIENNLTELWSIFNFILPGFLLQHQQFQKRYEIPIIREQNEAVKKELLQKIAPFILRRLKQGVMSELPPKIENKILVEMTVRQKKIYAAYANAAREEINKILTAGQYQQNRLKIFATLTKLRQICCDPSILDKKYQNESAKLDALRDIFDDLAGSGHKILIFSQFTTVLKRIKAIVEEIGLQYFYLDGKTRSESRVLMTEKFNEDKIINVFLISLKAGGVGLNLTAADVVIHFDPWWNPSVENQATDRAHRFGQQNTVQVIKLIAKGTIEEKILTIQNNKQEVINAVLNNNSESANFTKFSEAELRNILEL